The Triticum dicoccoides isolate Atlit2015 ecotype Zavitan chromosome 6A, WEW_v2.0, whole genome shotgun sequence genome has a window encoding:
- the LOC119316620 gene encoding uncharacterized protein LOC119316620 isoform X3 codes for MRVADSDHMRGAAPTTCTTPPVSLCAVGVDHLSAGATPRSKLEVHYLSPSDLPCSSPRVLLFMCRQKPAMSSRGRSNKDARGVVSASRHPLVMSTRTLNVEAAREELELPEERGGGGVVSPPQPRQQSALRPWRETGTKVAFQGHGRVCWWAVRLPVATAQGHLLRQLQGRWPGRHGCGAQEAIVRQLQLVVGEQHALRQGHLRLRRVLPPVHQGGCQVTTVIVVPLLNSHRRQLCASFKHIPLCGHVYVCLSCYCVFSFDICHVSMLLC; via the exons ATGCGCGTCGCTGACTCCGACCACATGCGCGGCGCCGCCCCAACCACCTGCACGACGCCGCCTGTCTCCCTGTGCGCCGTCGGTGTTGACCACCTGAGCGCTGGTGCCACGCCAAGATCCAAGCTGGAGGTACACTACCTGTCACCGTCTGATCTCCCATGCTCCTCCCCCCGAGTTCTTCTCTTCATGTGTCGCCAGAAGCCAGCCATG AGTTCTCGTGGCAGGTCGAACAAAGATGCCCGTGGAGTTGTTTCTGCTAGTCGCCATCCCCTTGTTATGTCCACTAGGACTTTGAATGTCGAGGCCGCAAGAGAGGAGCTCGAGCTACCGGAAGAAAGGGGCGGCGGGGGTGTCGTCTCACCACCACAACCACGGCAGCAAAGCGCACTACGTCCATGGCGGGAGACCGGCACCAAGGTGGCCTTCCAGGGTCATGGACGGGTTTGTTGGTGGGCTGTTCGCCTTCCCGTCGCGACCGCCCAAGGTCACCTTCTCCGCCAACTCCAAGGGCGATGGCCAGGACGTCATGGCTGTGGCGCCCAAGAGGCCATCGTGCGGCAGCTCCAACTTGTAGTCGGTGAACAACACGCACTACGACAAGGCCATCTCCGACTGCGTCGAGTTCTTCCACCAGTCCACCAGGGTGGATGTCAGGTCACGACCGTCATCGTCGTCCCACTTTTGAATTCCCATCGTCGTCAACTTTGTGCTAGCTTCAAGCATATCCCACTGTGTGGGCATGTGTATGTGTGTCTGTCATGTTACTGTGTTTTTTCTTTTGACATCTGTCATGTTAGTATGTTACTGTGTTAG
- the LOC119316620 gene encoding uncharacterized protein LOC119316620 isoform X5 produces the protein MRVADSDHMRGAAPTTCTTPPVSLCAVGVDHLSAGATPRSKLEVHYLSPSDLPCSSPRVLLFMCRQKPAMLQRTVLRGIPGSSPKTVVEQRCPWSCFC, from the exons ATGCGCGTCGCTGACTCCGACCACATGCGCGGCGCCGCCCCAACCACCTGCACGACGCCGCCTGTCTCCCTGTGCGCCGTCGGTGTTGACCACCTGAGCGCTGGTGCCACGCCAAGATCCAAGCTGGAGGTACACTACCTGTCACCGTCTGATCTCCCATGCTCCTCCCCCCGAGTTCTTCTCTTCATGTGTCGCCAGAAGCCAGCCATG CTGCAGCGCACGGTGCTTCGTGGCATCCCAGGTTCCTCTCCGAAAACAGTC GTCGAACAAAGATGCCCGTGGAGTTGTTTCTGCTAG
- the LOC119316619 gene encoding histone deacetylase 6-like, with product MAASGEGASLPSPAGGEDSRRRRVSYFYEPTIGDYYYGQGHPMKPHRIRMAHSLVIHYGLHRLLELSRPFPASEADISRFHSDEYVSFLASATGNPTILDPRAVKRFNVGEDCPVFDGLFPFCQASAGGSIGAAVKLNRGDADITVNWAGGLHHAKKGEASGFCYVNDIVLAILELLKFHRRVLYVDIDVHHGDGVEEAFFTTNRVMTVSFHKYGDFFPGTGHITDVGAGEGKHYAVNVPLSDGIDDDTFRDLFQCIIKRVMEVYQPEVVVLQCGADSLAGDRLGCFNLSVKGHADCLRFLRSFNIPMMVLGGGGYTIRNVARCWCYETAVAVGVEPDNKLPYNDYYEYFGPDYNLHIQPRIVENLNTTKDLENIKNMILDHLSKLEHVPNAQFHERPSDPEGPEEKEEDMDKRPAQRSRLWSGGAYDSDTEDPDNMKTEANDLSANSIMKDASNDDL from the exons ATGGCGGCGTCCGGCGAGGGAGCGTCGCTGCCGTCTCCGGCAGGTGGCGAGGACAGCCGCCGCCGTCGTGTGAGCTACTTCTACGAGCCCACGATCGGCGACTACTACTACGGGCAGGGCCACCCGATGAAGCCCCACCGCATCCGCATGGCGCACTCGCTAGTTATCCACTATGGTCTGCACCGCCTGCTCGAGCTCTCACGCCCCTTCCCTGCCTCGGAAGCCGACATCAGCCGCTTCCACTCCGACGAATATGTCTCCTTCCTTGCCTCCGCGACCGGCAACCCGACCATCCTCGACCCCCGCGCCGTCAAGCGCTTCAACGTCGGGGAGGACTGCCCCGTCTTTGACGGACTCTTCCCCTTCTGCCAGGCCTCCGCCGGTGGCAGCATCGGCGCCGCCGTCAAGCTCAACCGTGGCGACGCCGACATCACCGTGAACTGGGCCGGCGGGCTCCACCACGCCAAGAAGGGCGAGGCCTCTGGGTTCTGCTATGTCAATGACATCGTCCTCGCCATTCTTGAGCTTCTCAAGTTCCACAGG CGTGTGCTATATGTAGACATTGATGTTCACCATGGAGATGGTGTGGAGGAGGCCTTCTTCACTACAAACCGAGTCATGACGGTTTCTTTCCACAAGTATGGAGACTTCTTTCCTGGAACTGGACATATAACTGATGTTGGAGCGGGTGAAGGGAAACATTATGCTGTAAATGTCCCCTTGAGTGATGGTATTGATGATGACACCTTCCGTGATCTGTTCCAATGCATCATTAAAAGAGTAATGGAGGTCTATCAGCCAGAGGTAGTTGTTCTCCAGTGTGGGGCTGACTCTTTGGCTGGAGATAGGTTAGGCTGCTTCAATCTGTCTGTGAAAGGCCATGCAGACTGTCTCCGTTTTCTCAGGTCGTTCAATATTCCTATGATGGTTTTGGGAGGTGGAGGTTACACCATCAGAAATGTTGCTCGCTGTTGGTGCTATGAG ACTGCAGTTGCTGTTGGCGTTGAACCTGATAACAAGTTGCCTTATAATGACTATTACGAGTACTTTGGCCCTGACTATAATCTTCATATTCAACCAAGAATTGTGGAAAATCTGAATACTACAAAAGACTTGGAGAATATAAA GAACATGATATTGGATCATCTTTCAAAATTAGAACATGTCCCAAACGCTCAATTCCATGAAAGACCATCAGATCCTGAAGGTCCAGAAGAG AAGGAGGAGGATATGGACAAGAGACCAGCTCAGCGCAGCAGATTATGGAGTGGAGGAGCTTATGATTCTGACACAGAAGATCCTGACAACATGAAAACTGAGGCTAACGACTTATCTGCCAACTCTATCATGAAG GATGCATCAAATGATGATTTGTAG
- the LOC119316620 gene encoding uncharacterized protein LOC119316620 isoform X1, whose protein sequence is MRVADSDHMRGAAPTTCTTPPVSLCAVGVDHLSAGATPRSKLEVHYLSPSDLPCSSPRVLLFMCRQKPAMLQRTVLRGIPGSSPKTVSSRGRSNKDARGVVSASRHPLVMSTRTLNVEAAREELELPEERGGGGVVSPPQPRQQSALRPWRETGTKVAFQGHGRVCWWAVRLPVATAQGHLLRQLQGRWPGRHGCGAQEAIVRQLQLVVGEQHALRQGHLRLRRVLPPVHQGGCQVTTVIVVPLLNSHRRQLCASFKHIPLCGHVYVCLSCYCVFSFDICHVSMLLC, encoded by the exons ATGCGCGTCGCTGACTCCGACCACATGCGCGGCGCCGCCCCAACCACCTGCACGACGCCGCCTGTCTCCCTGTGCGCCGTCGGTGTTGACCACCTGAGCGCTGGTGCCACGCCAAGATCCAAGCTGGAGGTACACTACCTGTCACCGTCTGATCTCCCATGCTCCTCCCCCCGAGTTCTTCTCTTCATGTGTCGCCAGAAGCCAGCCATG CTGCAGCGCACGGTGCTTCGTGGCATCCCAGGTTCCTCTCCGAAAACAGTC AGTTCTCGTGGCAGGTCGAACAAAGATGCCCGTGGAGTTGTTTCTGCTAGTCGCCATCCCCTTGTTATGTCCACTAGGACTTTGAATGTCGAGGCCGCAAGAGAGGAGCTCGAGCTACCGGAAGAAAGGGGCGGCGGGGGTGTCGTCTCACCACCACAACCACGGCAGCAAAGCGCACTACGTCCATGGCGGGAGACCGGCACCAAGGTGGCCTTCCAGGGTCATGGACGGGTTTGTTGGTGGGCTGTTCGCCTTCCCGTCGCGACCGCCCAAGGTCACCTTCTCCGCCAACTCCAAGGGCGATGGCCAGGACGTCATGGCTGTGGCGCCCAAGAGGCCATCGTGCGGCAGCTCCAACTTGTAGTCGGTGAACAACACGCACTACGACAAGGCCATCTCCGACTGCGTCGAGTTCTTCCACCAGTCCACCAGGGTGGATGTCAGGTCACGACCGTCATCGTCGTCCCACTTTTGAATTCCCATCGTCGTCAACTTTGTGCTAGCTTCAAGCATATCCCACTGTGTGGGCATGTGTATGTGTGTCTGTCATGTTACTGTGTTTTTTCTTTTGACATCTGTCATGTTAGTATGTTACTGTGTTAG
- the LOC119316620 gene encoding uncharacterized protein LOC119316620 isoform X2: MRVADSDHMRGAAPTTCTTPPVSLCAVGVDHLSAGATPRSKLEVHYLSPSDLPCSSPRVLLFMCRQKPAMRTVLRGIPGSSPKTVSSRGRSNKDARGVVSASRHPLVMSTRTLNVEAAREELELPEERGGGGVVSPPQPRQQSALRPWRETGTKVAFQGHGRVCWWAVRLPVATAQGHLLRQLQGRWPGRHGCGAQEAIVRQLQLVVGEQHALRQGHLRLRRVLPPVHQGGCQVTTVIVVPLLNSHRRQLCASFKHIPLCGHVYVCLSCYCVFSFDICHVSMLLC, encoded by the exons ATGCGCGTCGCTGACTCCGACCACATGCGCGGCGCCGCCCCAACCACCTGCACGACGCCGCCTGTCTCCCTGTGCGCCGTCGGTGTTGACCACCTGAGCGCTGGTGCCACGCCAAGATCCAAGCTGGAGGTACACTACCTGTCACCGTCTGATCTCCCATGCTCCTCCCCCCGAGTTCTTCTCTTCATGTGTCGCCAGAAGCCAGCCATG CGCACGGTGCTTCGTGGCATCCCAGGTTCCTCTCCGAAAACAGTC AGTTCTCGTGGCAGGTCGAACAAAGATGCCCGTGGAGTTGTTTCTGCTAGTCGCCATCCCCTTGTTATGTCCACTAGGACTTTGAATGTCGAGGCCGCAAGAGAGGAGCTCGAGCTACCGGAAGAAAGGGGCGGCGGGGGTGTCGTCTCACCACCACAACCACGGCAGCAAAGCGCACTACGTCCATGGCGGGAGACCGGCACCAAGGTGGCCTTCCAGGGTCATGGACGGGTTTGTTGGTGGGCTGTTCGCCTTCCCGTCGCGACCGCCCAAGGTCACCTTCTCCGCCAACTCCAAGGGCGATGGCCAGGACGTCATGGCTGTGGCGCCCAAGAGGCCATCGTGCGGCAGCTCCAACTTGTAGTCGGTGAACAACACGCACTACGACAAGGCCATCTCCGACTGCGTCGAGTTCTTCCACCAGTCCACCAGGGTGGATGTCAGGTCACGACCGTCATCGTCGTCCCACTTTTGAATTCCCATCGTCGTCAACTTTGTGCTAGCTTCAAGCATATCCCACTGTGTGGGCATGTGTATGTGTGTCTGTCATGTTACTGTGTTTTTTCTTTTGACATCTGTCATGTTAGTATGTTACTGTGTTAG
- the LOC119316620 gene encoding uncharacterized protein LOC119316620 isoform X4, with product MRVADSDHMRGAAPTTCTTPPVSLCAVGVDHLSAGATPRSKLESSRGRSNKDARGVVSASRHPLVMSTRTLNVEAAREELELPEERGGGGVVSPPQPRQQSALRPWRETGTKVAFQGHGRVCWWAVRLPVATAQGHLLRQLQGRWPGRHGCGAQEAIVRQLQLVVGEQHALRQGHLRLRRVLPPVHQGGCQVTTVIVVPLLNSHRRQLCASFKHIPLCGHVYVCLSCYCVFSFDICHVSMLLC from the exons ATGCGCGTCGCTGACTCCGACCACATGCGCGGCGCCGCCCCAACCACCTGCACGACGCCGCCTGTCTCCCTGTGCGCCGTCGGTGTTGACCACCTGAGCGCTGGTGCCACGCCAAGATCCAAGCTGGAG AGTTCTCGTGGCAGGTCGAACAAAGATGCCCGTGGAGTTGTTTCTGCTAGTCGCCATCCCCTTGTTATGTCCACTAGGACTTTGAATGTCGAGGCCGCAAGAGAGGAGCTCGAGCTACCGGAAGAAAGGGGCGGCGGGGGTGTCGTCTCACCACCACAACCACGGCAGCAAAGCGCACTACGTCCATGGCGGGAGACCGGCACCAAGGTGGCCTTCCAGGGTCATGGACGGGTTTGTTGGTGGGCTGTTCGCCTTCCCGTCGCGACCGCCCAAGGTCACCTTCTCCGCCAACTCCAAGGGCGATGGCCAGGACGTCATGGCTGTGGCGCCCAAGAGGCCATCGTGCGGCAGCTCCAACTTGTAGTCGGTGAACAACACGCACTACGACAAGGCCATCTCCGACTGCGTCGAGTTCTTCCACCAGTCCACCAGGGTGGATGTCAGGTCACGACCGTCATCGTCGTCCCACTTTTGAATTCCCATCGTCGTCAACTTTGTGCTAGCTTCAAGCATATCCCACTGTGTGGGCATGTGTATGTGTGTCTGTCATGTTACTGTGTTTTTTCTTTTGACATCTGTCATGTTAGTATGTTACTGTGTTAG